The Cervus canadensis isolate Bull #8, Minnesota chromosome 29, ASM1932006v1, whole genome shotgun sequence genome includes a window with the following:
- the RBM4B gene encoding RNA-binding protein 4B isoform X1 — protein sequence MVKLFIGNLPREATEQEIRSLFEQYGKVLECDIIKNYGFVHIEDKTAAEDAIRNLHHYKLHGVNINVEASKNKSKASTKLHVGNISPTCTNQELRAKFEEYGPVIECDIVKDYAFVHMERAEDAVEAIRGLDNTEFQGKRMHVQLSTSRLRTAPGMGDQSGCYRCGKEGHWSKECPVDRSGRVADFTEQYNEQYGAVRTPYTMGYGESMYYNDAYGALDYYKRYRVRSYEAVAAAAAASAYNYAEQTMSHLPQVQNTAVTSHLSSTSVDPYDRHLLPNSGAAATSAAMAAAAATTSSYYGRDRSPLRRGAAVLPAVGEGYGYGPESELSQASAAARNSLYDMARYEREQYVDRARYSAF from the exons ATGGTGAAGCTGTTCATCGGAAACCTGCCTCGGGAGGCCACAGAGCAGGAGATCCGCTCACTCTTCGAGCAGTATGGGAAGGTGCTGGAATGTGACATCATTAAGAACTACGGCTTTGTGCACATAGAGGACAAGACGGCGGCCGAGGATGCCATCCGCAACCTGCACCACTACAAGCTGCACGGGGTGAACATCAACGTGGAAGCCAGCAAGAATAAGAGCAAAGCTTCAACCAAGTTGCATGTAGGCAACATCAGTCCTACTTGTACCAACCAAGAGCTCCGGGCCAAGTTTGAGGAGTACGGTCCTGTCATCGAATGTGACATCGTGAAAGATTATGCCTTTGTACACATGGAGCGGGCTGAGGATGCAGTGGAGGCCATCAGGGGCCTTGACAACACAGAGTTTCAAG GCAAACGAATGCACGTGCAGTTGTCTACCAGCCGGCTTCGGACTGCCCCTGGGATGGGAGACCAGAGTGGCTGCTATCGGTGTGGGAAAGAGGGCCACTGGTCCAAAGAGTGTCCAGTAGACCGTTCAGGCCGCGTGGCGGACTTTACTGAGCAGTATAATGAACAGTATGGAGCGGTGCGCACACCTTATACCATGGGCTACGGGGAGTCCATGTATTACAACGACGCATATGGAGCACTTGACTACTATAAGCGTTACCGAGTCCGCTCTTACGaggcagtggcagcagcagcagcagcttccgcGTACAACTATGCAGAGCAGACCATGTCTCATCTGCCTCAAGTCCAGAACACGGCTGTGACCAGTCACCTCAGCTCCACGTCCGTTGACCCCTACGACAGACACCTGTTGCCAAACTCGGGCGCTGCTGCCACCTCAGCTGCTATGGCTGCTGCCGCTGCCACCACTTCCTCCTATTACGGAAGGGACAGGAGCCCCCTGCGTCGTGGTGCAGCGGTGCTCCCCGCAGTTGGAGAGGGCTACGGTTATGGGCCAGAGAGTGAGCTAtctcaggcttcagcagctgcacgGAATTCTCTGTATGACATGGCCCGGTATGAACGGGAGCAGTATGTGGACCGAGCACGGTACTCAGCCTTTTAA
- the RBM4B gene encoding RNA-binding protein 4B isoform X2 — translation MVKLFIGNLPREATEQEIRSLFEQYGKVLECDIIKNYGFVHIEDKTAAEDAIRNLHHYKLHGVNINVEASKNKSKASTKLHVGNISPTCTNQELRAKFEEYGPVIECDIVKDYAFVHMERAEDAVEAIRGLDNTEFQGWWSTRPPTA, via the exons ATGGTGAAGCTGTTCATCGGAAACCTGCCTCGGGAGGCCACAGAGCAGGAGATCCGCTCACTCTTCGAGCAGTATGGGAAGGTGCTGGAATGTGACATCATTAAGAACTACGGCTTTGTGCACATAGAGGACAAGACGGCGGCCGAGGATGCCATCCGCAACCTGCACCACTACAAGCTGCACGGGGTGAACATCAACGTGGAAGCCAGCAAGAATAAGAGCAAAGCTTCAACCAAGTTGCATGTAGGCAACATCAGTCCTACTTGTACCAACCAAGAGCTCCGGGCCAAGTTTGAGGAGTACGGTCCTGTCATCGAATGTGACATCGTGAAAGATTATGCCTTTGTACACATGGAGCGGGCTGAGGATGCAGTGGAGGCCATCAGGGGCCTTGACAACACAGAGTTTCAAG GATGGTGGAGCACGAGGCCTCCTACCGCATAG